A stretch of DNA from bacterium:
TACCTCTTTTTGTGATAAATCCAGGATGAAAGTGATACCACTCAAAATCTGTTCTTTCTGTTCCATATACACTTTCTCCATTCACTTTAAGCCATTCACCTACCTTTTTTAAAATTTTTATACACTTTACAGGAATTCTTCCATCAGGTCTTGGTCCAACATTCAAAAGATAGTTTCCACCGTAACTTGCGCATCTTACAAGATTTATTATCACTTGTTTTGGTGTTTTATAATTATCATCATATTTACAGTATCCCCAGTGGTCATTTAAAGTCATACATGATTCCCAGTCCCTATTGCTCGGTTTTATATGCTGCTCAGGCGTATCAAAATCCTCTGGAAGTAAACTTCTATCATTTATGATTATATGTGGTTGAAGTTCACGTACCATTTTATTAAGTTTTTCTGATTGCCAGTGTTCAGGTTTATATGGTCCGGCTCCATCATACCACAAAATATCAATTTTCCCGTAATTTGTCATAAGTTCTTTAACCTGACTGTGGACATAATCAACGAGTTCCTGCCAGCCGGATGGGTCCTTATCAGGTCCAAGAAAAAAAGCATCATATCTCCAATCAACAAGCGAATAATAAAAACCAATTTTCAAACCATATTTTCTACAACTTTCAACATATTCAGCAATAAGGTCTCTATTTATATACTTTGGTGCTGTAAAATCACTGACTTTGCTATCAAAAAGAGAAAATCCATCGTGATGTCTTGTTGTTAAAACCATATATTTCATACCTGCATCTTTTGCAATTAATACCCAGTCATCTGGATTGTAATTCTTTGGATTAAATTTTCTGGCAAACTTTTTATATTTCTCCTTTGGAATTCTTTCACAGAACATAACCCATTCACCTCTTGCAGGAACACTGTAAATTCCCCAGTGAATAAACATTCCAAATTTTGCTTCTCTCCACCATTTCATCCTGTCTTCCATTTTTTCTCCTTATTTTATTGAAAATTTTGAGAAAAATAATTTTCTTGTTTTTATAAACTTATTTCCTCTGATTTCTATTTCATCTTTAAATTTTATGTCTTCTGACGAACTCCCAATCATAACTTCATATATTCCTTCTTCTATTTTCAATTTCATATTCTGGTCTGTAAAAGCAAGTATTTCAGAAGGAATTTCAAATATTACTGTTTTTTCTTCACCTGCTTTTAAATTTACTTTACAGAAACCTTTAAGAAGTTTTGAAGGTAGAACAACAGAAGAAAATTTTTTTCTTATATATAACTGAATAACTTCTGCTGCTTCCATATTCCCTGTATTTTTAACTGAAACTGATACAAAAAACTTATCACCTGCTTTAATTTTTTTCTTTTTTACTTCAAAATCAAAATATTCAAAAGTAGAATATGAAAGTCCATAACCAAAAGGAAATAATGCCTGACTATCTGAATATACATATTTCCTTTCTTTTGAAACCGGCTTTCTGTGATAGTAAACAGGCAATTGTCCCACACTTTTTGGAAAGGATACAGGCAATTTACCAGAAGGACTGAATCTCCCGAATAACATATCAAATATAACATTTCCTGTTTCTTCTCCTGGAAACCAGCACTCAACAATAGCATTTACCTTATCTATAATTTCAGTGAGGATATAAGGCCTTCCAGTTATCAAAAGAACAATTAATGGTTTCCCTATTTCTGATAATTTTAAAATTAACTCTTCCTGAACACCTGGCAGTTTAAGGTTATGACTGTCTTTACCTTCACCGCAAGTGCAATCAGAAGAAAAACCTGATTTATCTCCACCAACAAAAATTATGACATCACCTTTCTCTGCCACTTCAACTGCTTTTGAAAAATTATCTTTATTAAAATCAAAAATCTCACAACCTTTTTCATAATATATTTCTATACCTTTTTCCTTGAAAACATCCAGAATTGTTTCACATTCAACAGATGGTTTTTCAAGATTTAAGTGTGCTGTATAGGCATAATCACCAAAATAGTTTCTTGGATTTTCAACTGAAGGACCGATTAAAGAAACAGATTTTATATTTTTTAATGGAAGTATTCCATCATTTTTCAAAAGGACTATTGTTTCCTTTGCAATTTCATAAGCAAGTTTTCTGTCCTCATCTCTGTCAAAATCAATATAAAATTTTCTATTCTCCTCAAATAATCCAAGTTCTTTTTTTACTCTAAGAACTCTTTCTACTGCTTCATCTATTTCTTTTTCTTTTATCAATCCTTTTTTCACACATTCTATCAAAAGTGGATAACAACCTTTATTTGGAAGTTCTATATCAATCCCTGCTTTCAAAGATAAAATTGCACATTCTTTAT
This window harbors:
- a CDS encoding alpha-L-fucosidase encodes the protein MEDRMKWWREAKFGMFIHWGIYSVPARGEWVMFCERIPKEKYKKFARKFNPKNYNPDDWVLIAKDAGMKYMVLTTRHHDGFSLFDSKVSDFTAPKYINRDLIAEYVESCRKYGLKIGFYYSLVDWRYDAFFLGPDKDPSGWQELVDYVHSQVKELMTNYGKIDILWYDGAGPYKPEHWQSEKLNKMVRELQPHIIINDRSLLPEDFDTPEQHIKPSNRDWESCMTLNDHWGYCKYDDNYKTPKQVIINLVRCASYGGNYLLNVGPRPDGRIPVKCIKILKKVGEWLKVNGESVYGTERTDFEWYHFHPGFITKRGNKLYLHIFYWFKEFAIGNLKINVKNAYFLNEGISVDFKVEHDRVVFKNLPEKPPDPIDTVIVVEYEGEIEKLNSKRPF
- a CDS encoding glycoside hydrolase family 3 N-terminal domain-containing protein; this translates as MKVKEILKKMTIEEKVMQLCSVYITDLVKDGEISEDILKKELKSGIGQISRVYGGIKNIEPEKAKEYLEKIQKFLREKTRLGIPAIIHEECLSGFLTNKATSFPQIIGIASSFNPLLVVKMTEVIRRQMRNAGVHQGLSPVLDVCYDVRWGRTEETFGEDPYLCAIMGLHYVKGLQGEDLKEGIIATGKHFVSHGFSEGGRNIYPVHVGERELRDIFLFPFEACVKEGNLKSIMNAYHDIDGIPCASSKKLLTDILRKEWGFDGIVVSDYGAVKMLNSTHFVAKDDKECAILSLKAGIDIELPNKGCYPLLIECVKKGLIKEKEIDEAVERVLRVKKELGLFEENRKFYIDFDRDEDRKLAYEIAKETIVLLKNDGILPLKNIKSVSLIGPSVENPRNYFGDYAYTAHLNLEKPSVECETILDVFKEKGIEIYYEKGCEIFDFNKDNFSKAVEVAEKGDVIIFVGGDKSGFSSDCTCGEGKDSHNLKLPGVQEELILKLSEIGKPLIVLLITGRPYILTEIIDKVNAIVECWFPGEETGNVIFDMLFGRFSPSGKLPVSFPKSVGQLPVYYHRKPVSKERKYVYSDSQALFPFGYGLSYSTFEYFDFEVKKKKIKAGDKFFVSVSVKNTGNMEAAEVIQLYIRKKFSSVVLPSKLLKGFCKVNLKAGEEKTVIFEIPSEILAFTDQNMKLKIEEGIYEVMIGSSSEDIKFKDEIEIRGNKFIKTRKLFFSKFSIK